In Malassezia japonica chromosome 2, complete sequence, one DNA window encodes the following:
- the rcd1 gene encoding RNA-binding protein, CCR4-NOT complex subunit Rcd1 (BUSCO:EOG09263Q8J; COG:S; EggNog:ENOG503NWKG), whose protein sequence is MGDVHVQAAAAPSGEAMTALDLHHLISQFCQRPDPAEVVAGSVDALPGSSAQREHALLELSKKREQYEDLALVLWNSFGVMPSLLQEIISVYPLLSPPVLTAHASNRVCNALALLQCVASHTETRGVFLQAHIPLFLYPFLNTTSKSRPFEYLRLTSLGVVGALVKQNDNSDVITFLLSTEIIPLCLRIMETGSELSKTVAIFIVQKILLDDLGLNYICQTYERFYAVATVLSNMVTQIVESQAIRLLKHVVRCYLRLSDNPRAREALRSCLPGPLRDATFSQLLKNDHITKRCLATLLLNLSDRVET, encoded by the coding sequence ATGGGAGACGTGCATGtccaggccgccgccgcgccgagcggtgAGGCAATGACAGCGCTTGATTTACACCATCTCATCTCACAATTCTGTCAGCGCCCTGACCCTGCTGAAGTCGTCGCTGGGAGCGTAGACGCCTTGCCTGGAAGCTCTgcccagcgcgagcacgcaCTGCTCGAACTGAGCAAGAAACGCGAGCAGTATGAAGATCTCGCACTTGTGCTATGGAATAGCTTTGGCGTGATGCCTTCGCTGTTGCAGGAGATCATCTCGGTGTACCCGCTGCtctcgccgccggtgctcaCTGCCCACGCGTCCAACCGCGTGTGCaacgcgcttgcgctgctgcagtgCGTCGCGAGCCACACCGAGACGCGTGGTGTGTTCCTCCAGGCACACATTCCCCTGTTTCTCTACCCTTTTTTGAACACGACCTCCAAGTCGCGCCCGTTTGAGTACCTCCGCCTGACCTCCTTgggcgtcgtcggcgcgctggtcaAGCAAAACGACAACTCGGATGTAATTACCTTTTTGCTCTCGACAGAGATCATCCCTCTGTGCCTGCGTATCATGGAGACCGGCTCGGAACTCTCGAAAACGGTGGCTATTTTTATCGTGCAAAAGATCCTCCTGGATGACTTGGGTTTGAACTACATCTGTCAGACCTACGAACGCTTTTACGCGGTGGCAACCGTGCTCAGCAACATGGTCACGCAGATCGTCGAGAGCCAGGCGATTCGCCTGCTCAAGCACGTCGTCCGCTGCTACCTGCGCCTGAGCGACAACCCGCGCGCCCGCGAAGCGCTCCGCTCGTGCCTGCCGGGGCCCCTGCGTGACGCAACCTTCTCGCAGCTGCTCAAAAACGATCACATCACGAAGCGCTGCCTGGCGACGCTCTTGCTCAACCTCTCCGATCGCGTGGAGACGTAG
- the CWC21 gene encoding RNA-splicing factor (EggNog:ENOG503P2WI; COG:A), whose amino-acid sequence MYNGIGLQTARGSGTNGYIQRNLSHVKPRDAPRPQTEEKVRHVEPDEKILEHDRKRKVEIKCIELQDELEEQGLPDDQIEERVSALRKELQARNTYARPSHQEAKNLRPSDTHALGAAKRAETAKMERALRIHSDYQEGESFQPEFQERRKLERIEARERRQEESRRRWEERREERDSWRDEHGWRREKERDEPPRDSGWRRERREDVPRADDRAASPPRHAPPRSPGAFSSTRSATPPSPPRR is encoded by the coding sequence ATGTACAACGGCATTGGGCTGcagacggcgcgcggcagtGGCACGAATGGCTACATCCAGCGAAACCTATCGCACGTCAAGCCGCGTGACGCACCGCGGCCTCAAACAGAGGAAAAGGTGCGCCACGTTGAACCCGACGAAAAAATtctcgagcacgaccgCAAACGGAAAGTGGAAATCAAGTGCATCGAGCTccaggacgagctcgaggaacAAGGGCTCCCGGACGACCAAATTGAAGAGCGCGTgagtgcgctgcgcaaggagcttCAGGCGCGAAACACGTACGCACGCCCGTCGCACCAAGAGGCCAAAAACTTGCGCCCGTCGGATAcccacgcgctcggcgcggccaagcgcgccgagacggCCAAGATGGAGCGCGCACTCCGCATCCACTCGGACTACCAGGAGGGCGAGTCATTCCAGCCCGAATtccaggagcgccgcaagctcgagcgtatcgaggcgcgcgaaCGCCGCCAAGAAgagtcgcgccgccgctgggaagagcggcgcgaggagcgcgactCGTGGCGCGATGAGCACGGCTGGCGCCGCGAGaaagagcgcgacgagccgccgcgggACAGCGGAtggcgtcgcgagcgccgcgaggacgtgccgcgcgccgacgaccgcgccgcgtcgccgccacgccacgcgccgccgcgctcgcccggcgcctTTTCCTCCACACGCTCCGCCAccccgccgtcgccgccgcggcgctaG
- the PMM1 gene encoding phosphomannomutase (COG:I; EggNog:ENOG503NUGP; BUSCO:EOG09263YFH) — MSSVLPLSQRKNPGVVCLFDVDGTLTPARQTVSKEMLDTLKELRKHTAIGFVGGSDLKKIREQLQLPNAEDFLDDFDYGFAENGLTAYRMGKELPSESFINWLGEDKYKKLVKFILGYISQLDIPVMRGTFVEFRRGMVNVSPIGRNASIQERKEFQEFDKQAKIRPAFVEALKKEFPDYGLTYSIGGEISFDVFPAGWDKTFALQHLKESDADLPGGYKEIHFFGDKTFPGGNDHEIYSHPSVKGHAVTSPEDTMAQLKELFLH; from the exons ATGTCGAGCGTGCTCCCCCTGTCCCAGCGCAAGAACCCGGGCGTTGTGTGCCTGTTTGATGTCGACGGCACGCTGACGCCTGCGCGTCAGACTGTCTCGAAAGAgatgctcgacacgctcaaggagctgcgcaagcacaCGGCCATCGGCTTCGTGGGCGGCAGCGATCTAAAGAAGatccgcgagcagctccagTTGCCGAACGCCGAGGACT TCCTGGACGACTTTGACTATGGCTTTGCCGAGAACGGCCTCACGGCATACCGCATGGGCAAGGagctgccgagcgagtCGTTCATCAactggctcggcgaggacaaGTACAAGAAGCTGGTCAAGTTCATCCTCGGCTACATCTCCCAGCTGGACATCCCGGTCATGCG TGGCACCTTTGTCGAGTTCCGCCGCGGCATGGTCAATGTGAGCCCGATTGGCCGTAACGCATC CAtccaggagcgcaaggaaTTTCAGGAGTTTGACAAGCAGGCCAAGATCCGCCCGGCAtttgtcgaggcgctcaagaaGGAGTTCCCGGACTACGGCCTCACGTACAgcatcggcggcgagaTCTCCTTCGACGTCTTCCCGGCCGGTTGGGACAAGACGTTTGCGCTCCAGCACCTCAAGGAGTCCGACGCGGACCTCCCGGGCGGATACAAGGAGATCCACTTCTTTGGCGACAAGACTTTCCCG GGTGGAAACGACCACGAGATCTACTCGCACCCGAGTGTCAAGGGCCACGCCGTCACCAGCCCGGAGGACACCATGGCCCAGCTCAAGGAGCTCTTTTTGCATTAA